The Porites lutea chromosome 4, jaPorLute2.1, whole genome shotgun sequence genome contains a region encoding:
- the LOC140934335 gene encoding uncharacterized protein, which yields MPTHCCVPECTKKGYREEDGAKVSFFKFPIENPMKKKWLHAIRREEGKYFKVTKSTRVCSRHFREGDIKKSLAGKNELKDGVVPSVFPWIRTSPRKRKEPMERHFEETASKSASRKLSSSVVLEELSNEMVPDVSDLSSQFENVETQTDLTEHEAYLTEIIDNNNKRIYGLEQEIDELKRQLQDTQRRNDALNKRLFTFENLKSKDSNAAFYSGFQTWDAFMAVFEYLDPGERGENISFWRSSTDATSDYSEDQTDELLTKKGRARSLKPLDEFFMVMCRLRQGFPEDHLANLFNVSTPTVSRIFITWVNFMYFKFGQISIWPCREIINTTMPESFKSKYKSTRVIIDYTEIRCQMPSSLQLNGELFSSYKNHTTLKGLVGISPGGAITFISQLFTGSISDREIVRRSGFLELPFDDKDSIMADKGFTIHDLLPLGVTLNLPPFLGASAQMAAEDVVATQEIASLRIHVERAINKIKNFHIWDRVVPLHQMGIVNQMWAVCAFCCNAQPNIISI from the coding sequence ATGCCAACTCATTGTTGTGTTCCAGAATGCACGAAGAAGGGATATCGAGAAGAAGATGGGGCAAAAGTATCATTCTTTAAATTTCCGATCGAGAACCCGATGAAGAAGAAGTGGCTACACGCAATAAGGAGAGAAGAAGGAAAATACTTCAAGGTAACTAAAAGCACAAGGGTTTGCTCACGACATTTCAGGGAAGGCGATATAAAAAAATCCCTTGCTGggaaaaatgaactaaaagacGGAGTTGTTCCCTCTGTTTTTCCGTGGATTCGAACATCCCCACGGAAAAGAAAGGAGCCGATGGAAAGACACTTTGAAGAGACCGCTTCGAAAAGTGCATCAAGGAAATTGTCTTCTTCAGTTGTCTTGGAAGAATTATCAAATGAAATGGTACCAGATGTATCGGATTTAAGCTCACAATTTGAAAACGTAGAAACACAAACTGATTTGACCGAGCACGAAGCCTACTTGACGGAAATCattgacaacaataacaaaaggaTTTATGGGCTAGAACAAGAAATCGATGAACTTAAGCGTCAGTTGCAAGATACCCAGCGGCGGAATGATGCCCTTAATAAGAGACTGTTTACCTTTGAAAACTTAAAGTCAAAAGATTCCAATGCTGCTTTTTATTCCGGCTTCCAAACCTGGGATGCTTTTATGGCTGTTTTTGAGTACCTTGATCCAGGGGAGCGAGGTGAGAACATTTCCTTCTGGCGGTCTTCCACTGACGCCACATCTGATTATAGCGAGGACCAAACGGATGAATTACTAACGAAAAAGGGGAGAGCTCGATCTTTAAAGCCCCTTGACGAATTTtttatggtgatgtgtaggctGAGGCAAGGATTTCCTGAAGATCATTTAGCTAACTTATTCAATGTATCAACACCCACAGTGAGTAGAATATTTATCACATGGGTCAATTTTATGTACTTTAAGTTTGGACAAATAAGCATTTGGCCTTGCAGAGAAATAATCAACACAACAATGCCTGAAAGTTTTAAAAGCAAGTACAAGTCGACAAGAGTCATAATTGACTATACTGAGATCAGATGCCAAATGCCAAGTAGCTTACAACTGAATGGAGAACTTTTCAGTTCCTATAAGAATCACACAACATTGAAGGGCTTGGTTGGTATATCTCCAGGGGGAGCAATCACATTTATTAGCCAACTTTTCACCGGTTCAATCTCGGATCGAGAAATTGTACGAAGGAGTGGTTTTTTAGAGCTTCCATTTGACGATAAAGACTCAATTATGGCAGATAAAGGATTCACAATTCATGATTTGTTGCCTTTGGGAGTTACTTTAAACTTGCCACCTTTTCTTGGAGCATCTGCACAGATGGCTGCAGAGGATGTGGTAGCCACCCAGGAAATCGCTAGTTTAAGAATTCATGTTGAGCGTGCCataaacaagataaaaaacttTCACATCTGGGATAGAGTTGTTCCATTACATCAGATGGGAATTGTAAACCAGATGTGGGCAGTATGTGCATTCTGTTGCAATGCACAGCCCAACATCATATCCATATGA
- the LOC140934336 gene encoding uncharacterized protein, giving the protein MADPARNLVERRENEARKASVASLLLLFTTQARPQAPKMASTSDNSSNSNAIPLTENDIPGASLLGRKPEELKNSELKFWLKCRGDTGKGLKTKAELVKRVYEYIRSGKDKQIVDPDPHKIYSRRKQKQGTSSELVKESTAAAEFPTTGWGTSLEKMPMFTRLQMNHHVLKSGKTIGNVDHHTVPTGLVKARRFLDDEYLEDIECASDSKYFFFKGKCCHSFRKNDPPHNLKIALCILSGEVESASCSCVAGKSGFCNHVLALMFKMCKFTLFSCNSTKDLMEEQDQQSSLACTSQLQQWHKKGGGKNIAPQPVMEVEVTKTKDEEFRLRSGIKSLVYDARMKTTHNVAAEQKLKEQLKQIDPNMGLSQMASEQIDQTHTRLVETKFGKCQVGCFLSYQVSLTEAHFEATASIDCVPRLSQVTKNQALTYPRFPLRDINEMALPDNLSENDNKLIQSLKLEENELNDLETQTRKQAECTKWKDERKFRFTASQFHLISRRQRNHDTFAEQLINPKLVTSKQLEHGKKFESVALREYEKYMFNKSTPVKVLPCGLVVSKGCPILGATPDARVVDFGCTDYFGIAEVKCPYTKHHVMPLDACTDEKFFMKQTGDRECKLKEDHPYYAQVQGQMAVTGAKWCDFIVYTSKGIYVQRIPFDPVFWAGLEQKLLSYYFDHFITFASAKFFQGSCQVNNNSDCEVLCTATSG; this is encoded by the coding sequence ATGGCGGACCCCGCGCGAAACCTGGTCGAGCGGCGTGAAAACGAGGCCAGAAAGGCCAGCGTCGCGTCGCTTCTCTTGTTGTTTACAACACAAGCACGGCCACAAGCACCGAAAATGGCGAGTACATCGGACAATTCAAGCAATTCAAATGCGATTCCTCTTACGGAAAACGATATTCCCGGCGCTTCTCTACTTGGACGAAAACCTGAGGAGTTGAAAAACTCAGAACTTAAATTCTGGCTGAAATGTCGCGGAGACACAGGGAAAGGTTTGAAGACAAAAGCGGAGCTAGTGAAACGAGTGTACGAGTACATACGAAGCGGCAAGGACAAACAGATCGTAGATCCAGATCCACATAAAATATATAGCCGTAGAAAGCAAAAGCAAGGCACAAGTTCAGAGCTTGTCAAGGAAAGTACAGCGGCTGCAGAGTTTCCAACTACTGGATGGGGAACGTCGTTGGAGAAGATGCCAATGTTCACGCGACTGCAAATGAATCACCACGTGTTGAAGTCCGGGAAAACCATTGGTAATGTTGATCATCACACCGTCCCGACGGGGTTGGTAAAGGCCAGGCGCTTCTTAGATGACGAATATCTGGAAGATATTGAATGTGCCAGTGATTCGAAGTACTTCTTCTTCAAAGGGAAGTGCTGTCATAGTTTTCGAAAAAATGACCCCCCACATAATCTGAAAATCGCCCTGTGCATCTTGTCAGGAGAAGTGGAGAGTGCTTCGTGTTCGTGTGTGGCAGGAAAAAGCGGATTCTGTAACCATGTGTTGGCATTGATGTTCAAGATGTGCAAGTTTacgttattttcctgtaattctACCAAGGACCTGATGGAGGAACAGGACCAGCAATCCTCCTTGGCCTGTACATCACAACTGCAGCAGTGGCACAAGAAGGGCGGAGGAAAGAACATTGCACCACAGCCAGTGATGGAAGTGGAagttacaaaaacaaaggaTGAAGAATTCAGATTACGTTCTGGCATCAAATCTCTTGTATATGATGCCAGGATGAAAACCACACATAATGTAGCTGCAGAGCAGAAACTAAAGGAGCAGCTGAAACAAATTGACCCTAATATGGGCCTGTCTCAAATGGCTAGTGAACAGATTGATCAGACGCATACTAGACTTGTAGAAacaaaatttggcaaatgtCAAGTTGGTTGTTTCTTGTCATATCAAGTTTCCCTGACAGAGGCACACTTTGAGGCCACAGCATCCATTGACTGTGTACCAAGACTTAGCCAAGTAACTAAAAATCAAGCCCTCACTTATCCAAGGTTTCCTCTAAGGGATATTAATGAAATGGCACTACCTGACAATTTGAGTGagaatgacaacaaacttataCAATCTTTGAAGTTAGAGGAAAATGAACTCAATGACCTTGAAAcacaaacaaggaaacaagctGAATGTACTAAATGGAAAGATGAGCGAAAATTCAGGTTCACTGCCTCTCAATTTCACTTGATTTCTAGACGACAGAGAAATCATGACACTTTTGCAGAACAATTGATCAATCCAAAATTGGTTACTTCAAAACAGTTAGAACATGGAAAAAAGTTTGAATCTGTTGCATTAAGGGAGTATGAAAAGTATATGTTTAACAAAAGTACACCTGTTAAGGTGCTCCCTTGTGGTCTTGTTGTTTCAAAGGGGTGTCCCATTCTCGGAGCTACTCCTGATGCAAGAGTAGTCGACTTCGGCTGCACAGATTACTTTGGCATAGCTGAAGTGAAATGCCCCTACACAAAACATCATGTCATGCCCCTTGATGCTTGTACGGATGAAAAGTTCTTCATGAAACAGACAGGTGACAGGGAGTGCAAACTGAAAGAGGACCACCCTTACTATGCTCAAGTGCAAGGACAAATGGCTGTTACTGGAGCAAAGTGGTGTGACTTTATTGTGTATACCAGTAAGGGTATTTATGTCCAACGTATACCTTTTGACCCTGTGTTTTGGGCTGGATTAGAACAAAAACTGCTTTCTTATTATTTTGATCACTTCATTACCTTTGCATCTGCAAAGTTTTTCCAGGGGAGTTGTCAagtaaacaacaacagtgaTTGTGAAGTATTGTGCACAGCTACATCAGGTTAA